In Haloarcula sp. H-GB4, a single genomic region encodes these proteins:
- a CDS encoding Tfx family DNA-binding protein, whose product MDEQIDPDELLAAVGFDADESVLTRRQAEVLALREKDVRQSDIGELLGTSRANISSIERNARENVEKARQTVAFANTLTAPVRVDIAVGTDIYDIPQTVYAACDEAGVEVNYGSSNLLQLIDDAVDGAIQQDTVQVPLRIDVTNDGVVHVRERSAERTE is encoded by the coding sequence ATGGATGAGCAAATCGATCCCGACGAACTACTTGCCGCTGTCGGCTTTGATGCAGATGAAAGCGTGCTAACGCGCCGGCAAGCGGAGGTGCTTGCGCTACGCGAAAAGGATGTCCGTCAGAGTGATATCGGGGAATTGCTCGGCACGTCACGCGCGAATATTTCAAGTATAGAGCGCAATGCAAGAGAAAACGTCGAGAAGGCACGCCAGACAGTCGCCTTCGCGAACACCCTGACTGCACCCGTTCGTGTCGACATTGCGGTCGGGACCGACATCTACGATATTCCCCAGACGGTGTATGCCGCCTGCGATGAAGCCGGAGTCGAGGTCAATTACGGCTCCTCGAATCTGTTGCAACTCATCGATGACGCCGTCGATGGTGCGATTCAGCAGGACACGGTGCAGGTGCCACTTCGCATTGATGTGACAAACGACGGTGTCGTACACGTTCGAGAACGGTCGGCAGAGCGCACAGAATGA
- the purB gene encoding adenylosuccinate lyase, which yields MTDRGPLAAVSPLDGRYARYTEPLVPYASERALMRARVEVEVEYLIALADLDATPLTIDDGQRATLRALYEEFDDEDASVVKQLETEGYGEYSATNHDVKAIEYFIRLGMPDDLDADNWIHFGLTSEDVNNLAQRLLVKPAAEEVLVPELREIRDTLVEMAHTYADVPMLARTHGQPATPTTFGKEMAVYASRLGQAIGRVERAAESLSGKLAGASGTYAAHVAAYPDVDWPTFAESFVDDLGLEHEPLTTQVNPCDDLAVLFDALRGANNILLDLDLDVWLYVSDRYLGQEAVEGETGSSTMPHKVNPIDFENSEGNLSKANSDLVFLGDYVTNSRLQRDLSDSTVKRNIGAAFAHCLIGYSKCQNGLAKVVPNEQVMADDLAGTPEIIGEAVQTILRREGYADAYEQVKKATRGREVTIGDFHDMFADLDVSDEVRAELEALTPTGYTGIAAQQAEDS from the coding sequence ATGACCGATAGAGGGCCACTGGCTGCTGTTTCGCCGCTCGACGGCCGATACGCCCGCTACACCGAGCCGCTCGTCCCGTACGCCAGCGAGCGGGCGCTGATGCGCGCCCGCGTCGAAGTGGAAGTCGAGTACCTCATCGCGCTTGCCGACCTTGACGCCACGCCGCTGACAATCGATGACGGCCAGCGCGCGACGCTCCGGGCGCTGTACGAGGAGTTCGACGACGAGGACGCGAGCGTCGTCAAGCAACTCGAAACTGAGGGGTACGGGGAGTATTCGGCGACCAATCACGACGTGAAGGCTATCGAGTACTTCATCCGGCTGGGGATGCCTGATGACCTCGACGCCGACAACTGGATTCACTTCGGACTCACCAGCGAGGACGTGAACAACCTCGCCCAGCGGCTGCTGGTCAAGCCCGCTGCCGAGGAGGTGCTGGTACCCGAACTCCGCGAGATTCGGGATACACTGGTCGAGATGGCCCACACCTACGCCGACGTGCCGATGCTGGCCCGCACCCACGGGCAGCCCGCGACGCCGACGACGTTCGGCAAGGAGATGGCCGTCTACGCTTCCCGACTGGGCCAGGCCATCGGTCGCGTGGAACGGGCCGCCGAGAGTCTCTCCGGAAAGCTCGCTGGTGCGTCCGGTACATACGCGGCCCATGTTGCCGCCTACCCCGACGTGGACTGGCCGACGTTCGCTGAGTCCTTCGTCGACGACCTCGGACTGGAACACGAACCGCTCACGACACAAGTCAACCCCTGTGACGACCTCGCGGTCCTGTTCGACGCGCTCCGGGGTGCGAACAATATCTTGCTTGACCTCGACCTCGACGTGTGGCTCTACGTCTCGGATCGCTATCTCGGTCAGGAGGCTGTCGAGGGCGAGACTGGTTCCTCGACAATGCCTCACAAGGTCAACCCCATCGACTTCGAGAACAGCGAAGGGAACCTCTCGAAGGCCAACTCCGATCTGGTCTTCCTCGGCGACTACGTCACGAACTCCCGGCTCCAGCGGGACCTCTCGGACTCGACGGTCAAGCGCAACATCGGGGCCGCATTCGCCCACTGTCTCATCGGCTACAGCAAGTGCCAGAACGGGCTGGCGAAGGTCGTCCCCAACGAGCAGGTAATGGCCGACGATTTGGCTGGGACGCCAGAGATCATCGGCGAGGCCGTCCAGACGATTCTTCGCCGTGAAGGGTACGCCGACGCCTACGAACAGGTGAAGAAAGCTACACGGGGCCGCGAGGTCACCATCGGGGACTTCCACGATATGTTCGCCGATCTCGACGTGAGCGACGAGGTGCGGGCCGAACTGGAAGCGCTGACGCCGACCGGATACACGGGCATCGCGGCGCAGCAGGCCGAGGACAGCTGA
- a CDS encoding MFS transporter, producing the protein MVLGTDTRVLTLAFARMADALGNSFLIIVLPLYIASGQVSLAGIAGQQVLGLTLQTETLIGLVLSLFGLLNSFGQPFTGRLSDRTGKRRVFVLTGLVLFAIGSAAYPFLSSYWTVLAARAFQGLGAAFTIPATVALVNDYAASDAERGGNFGVFNTFRLIGFGFGPIIAGVVITGGLAANDVVTYRVAGTAISGFTAAFAIAVLGAVVSFALVWALIQDPPFEAEAGKDLSIAILDRNGEGLDSVFVLGVGTFMMASTIALFATLEGPVRMRLDESTLFFSVQFAAVVIANVVFQVPIGRASDRFGRRPFIVAGFVILVPSVFAQGIVTGPWLMLLARFVQGIAVALVFAPSLALAGDLAGARGSGTTLSVLTMAFGLGVAIGPLASGLLYNFGSFSTPFTAGAALAFVGLVLTYTQVEETLDLGQGSDQPAPQD; encoded by the coding sequence ATGGTTCTCGGCACTGACACGCGGGTTCTGACGCTGGCGTTCGCCCGGATGGCGGACGCACTGGGCAACTCGTTTCTCATCATCGTCCTTCCTCTGTACATCGCCAGCGGGCAGGTGTCGCTCGCCGGCATCGCCGGCCAACAGGTACTCGGGCTCACGCTCCAGACGGAGACGCTGATCGGGCTGGTGCTGTCCCTGTTCGGTCTGCTGAACAGTTTCGGCCAACCCTTTACCGGGCGCCTCTCGGACCGGACCGGCAAGCGCCGGGTTTTCGTCCTCACCGGCCTGGTACTGTTCGCTATCGGAAGCGCGGCCTACCCGTTCCTTTCCTCGTACTGGACGGTCCTCGCCGCGCGGGCGTTCCAGGGCCTTGGTGCAGCCTTTACCATTCCGGCGACGGTCGCACTGGTCAACGACTACGCCGCGAGTGATGCGGAGCGCGGCGGGAACTTCGGCGTGTTCAACACCTTCCGGCTCATCGGCTTCGGCTTCGGGCCGATAATCGCCGGCGTCGTCATCACTGGCGGACTCGCCGCGAACGACGTGGTGACCTACCGGGTCGCCGGCACCGCTATCTCCGGCTTCACCGCTGCCTTCGCTATCGCCGTTCTGGGCGCTGTTGTGAGCTTTGCCCTCGTATGGGCGCTGATTCAGGACCCGCCGTTCGAGGCAGAGGCCGGAAAAGACCTCTCGATAGCGATTCTGGACCGAAACGGCGAGGGGCTGGATTCGGTATTCGTCCTCGGCGTCGGCACGTTCATGATGGCGTCCACTATTGCGTTGTTTGCCACGCTCGAGGGACCGGTCCGGATGCGGCTGGACGAATCGACCCTGTTTTTCAGCGTTCAGTTCGCCGCCGTCGTCATCGCAAACGTCGTCTTTCAGGTGCCCATCGGCCGGGCGAGTGACCGGTTCGGCCGGCGACCGTTCATCGTCGCCGGGTTCGTCATCCTTGTTCCGTCGGTGTTCGCACAGGGAATCGTGACAGGCCCGTGGCTCATGCTTCTGGCGCGGTTCGTTCAGGGCATCGCCGTCGCGCTCGTGTTCGCCCCGTCGCTTGCTCTTGCTGGTGACTTGGCTGGTGCCCGCGGGTCAGGAACAACGCTATCTGTCCTGACGATGGCGTTCGGCCTCGGCGTCGCTATCGGGCCGCTGGCGTCGGGCCTGCTGTACAACTTCGGTTCGTTCAGCACGCCCTTCACCGCCGGTGCTGCGCTCGCGTTCGTCGGACTCGTCCTGACGTATACACAGGTCGAGGAGACGCTGGACCTCGGGCAGGGGTCGGACCAGCCGGCACCACAAGACTGA
- a CDS encoding 2,3,4,5-tetrahydropyridine-2,6-dicarboxylate N-succinyltransferase produces the protein MSLKADIDDLWQRKQDGLSATDATDDHLDVLAEFLAALEAGEVRAAEKSGGEWEANAWVKQGILLNFGLRETVAREYGGVDYHDVLPLRETADLGERGTRNTPDGTTIRRGAYLGEDCIMMSPSFVNIGAYVGDGTLVDSCDTVGSCAQIGQDVKLGANTLIGGVLEPVENAPVIVEDEVSLGAGCRVTSGFVVGEGSIVGENTLLTPRIPVYDLVEDEVLYGELPPERRAFQRFVDSSVGENDLIPGGAYKPAVVATDVEEETLEATEREDALRE, from the coding sequence ATGAGTCTCAAAGCCGACATCGACGACCTTTGGCAGCGGAAACAGGACGGCCTCTCAGCGACCGACGCAACAGACGACCACCTCGACGTACTTGCAGAGTTCCTCGCGGCGCTGGAGGCCGGCGAGGTCCGCGCCGCGGAGAAGTCCGGCGGTGAGTGGGAGGCGAACGCCTGGGTCAAACAGGGGATTTTGCTGAACTTCGGCCTGCGTGAGACCGTCGCTCGCGAGTACGGCGGCGTTGACTACCACGACGTACTCCCGCTGCGAGAGACCGCGGACCTCGGCGAGCGCGGAACCCGCAACACGCCGGATGGCACGACGATCCGCCGGGGTGCGTACCTTGGCGAGGACTGTATCATGATGTCGCCCTCCTTCGTCAACATCGGGGCGTACGTCGGCGACGGCACGCTCGTCGACTCCTGTGATACCGTCGGTTCCTGCGCCCAGATCGGCCAGGACGTCAAACTCGGCGCGAACACGCTTATCGGCGGCGTACTCGAACCGGTCGAGAACGCACCGGTCATTGTCGAGGACGAGGTGTCGCTGGGCGCTGGCTGCCGTGTCACCAGCGGCTTCGTCGTCGGTGAGGGTTCCATCGTCGGCGAGAACACGCTCCTGACACCGCGGATTCCGGTGTACGACCTCGTTGAAGATGAAGTGCTGTACGGCGAACTGCCGCCAGAGCGGCGTGCGTTCCAGCGCTTTGTCGACTCCTCGGTCGGCGAGAACGATTTGATCCCCGGCGGGGCGTACAAGCCAGCCGTCGTGGCGACTGATGTGGAGGAGGAGACGCTGGAAGCGACGGAGCGAGAAGACGCGCTTCGGGAGTAG
- a CDS encoding polymer-forming cytoskeletal protein, whose translation MCSRLSSGGRQVVTLAIVSLVLLSTVTGTVAAQSYQGASGTIIVGPGETVDSIAGVAGTIIVRGTVTGDVETAAGAVHVTETGRVGGDLEAAAGTVRIDGTVGGNVSVAGGTVEIGETAQIGGNLEAGAGFLAIQGTIDGTVRAGAEEFALGPTASVGGDVRYDAATFTRDSGATVGGSVIQDESIGDSAGPDSGGFTLPSWLGVVYSLLVNFLLGAILLAAFPSFSTRVAGHVTEHSVKSGGVGLLTLVVVPIVLVVLLFTIIGIPLSLVGAVVFGVAAWVAVVYGQFAVGSWALSLTDRENRWLALVVGLVGFALLGVIPVLGGLLELVAFLLGLGALALTLRESYRNRGTKPSGGRQTTLDESSDTPAA comes from the coding sequence ATGTGTTCTAGACTCTCAAGCGGTGGCCGGCAAGTCGTGACGCTCGCAATCGTATCGCTCGTTTTGCTATCAACTGTGACCGGTACCGTCGCCGCGCAGTCATATCAGGGAGCAAGCGGAACGATAATCGTCGGACCCGGCGAGACGGTCGATAGCATCGCGGGGGTCGCCGGAACGATCATCGTCCGTGGGACGGTGACCGGAGACGTCGAAACAGCGGCAGGTGCCGTCCACGTCACCGAGACCGGCAGGGTTGGTGGGGACCTCGAAGCCGCAGCAGGGACTGTCCGTATCGATGGCACTGTCGGTGGCAACGTGAGTGTCGCCGGCGGCACAGTCGAGATCGGCGAGACAGCACAGATTGGGGGGAACCTCGAAGCAGGTGCGGGTTTCCTCGCGATTCAGGGGACAATCGACGGGACCGTCCGCGCTGGCGCAGAGGAGTTCGCCCTCGGGCCAACGGCGTCGGTCGGTGGCGATGTCCGCTACGACGCCGCGACGTTCACCCGCGATTCCGGGGCCACCGTCGGCGGAAGCGTCATTCAGGACGAGAGCATCGGCGACAGCGCCGGGCCGGATTCCGGCGGGTTCACGCTGCCGTCGTGGCTCGGTGTCGTCTACAGCCTGCTCGTGAACTTCCTGCTGGGTGCGATCCTACTGGCCGCCTTCCCATCGTTTTCGACGCGCGTCGCCGGACACGTCACGGAGCACTCGGTGAAGTCCGGGGGCGTCGGCCTGTTGACACTTGTCGTCGTGCCCATCGTCCTCGTCGTCCTCCTGTTCACCATCATTGGCATCCCGCTCTCGCTGGTCGGTGCCGTCGTTTTCGGCGTCGCGGCGTGGGTCGCCGTCGTCTACGGCCAGTTCGCCGTCGGGTCGTGGGCACTCTCGCTCACTGATCGGGAGAACCGCTGGCTCGCGCTCGTCGTCGGCCTCGTCGGCTTCGCTCTCCTCGGCGTGATTCCAGTCCTTGGCGGCCTGCTCGAACTGGTTGCGTTCCTGCTCGGCCTCGGCGCGCTGGCGCTCACGCTCAGAGAGTCATACCGGAACCGCGGCACGAAGCCGTCGGGCGGCCGGCAGACGACGCTCGACGAGAGTAGCGACACTCCCGCGGCGTGA
- the lysA gene encoding diaminopimelate decarboxylase, with translation MSHDSPPVRRLADWDHERLEAVAAEHGTPLYVVDLDRVAENYERFAAAFPDAHVMYAAKAHTGQAVLSKLLETGADIECAAWGELQRAIDAGADPNTLQYTAVNPPDRDLDRAVELAAEHPGLTITGGARDTFDRLEERGYDGRVAIRINPGIGTGHHEKVATGKDAKFGIPYDEVPEVAADVRERFDLVGLHAHAGSGVLHDDLDDHCRAIGKVADMGREVIADGADLDFVDFGGGFGVPYREDVEPLNMEVVGEKVREAVGDLDAQVKLEPGRYVVADAECILTEVNTVKETPAATVVGVDASLATLIRPAMFGSYHPIRNVTAPRREAEPVSVGGPCCTSADVFCTDRPLARPEQTDLLAIGNAGAYGYELANQFHSQPRPAEVAFEGGETRVVRERETLADVTRMEQ, from the coding sequence ATGAGCCACGACTCGCCGCCGGTCCGCCGCCTCGCGGACTGGGACCACGAGCGTCTGGAGGCGGTAGCTGCCGAGCACGGCACGCCGCTGTACGTCGTTGACCTCGACCGCGTCGCCGAGAATTACGAGCGGTTCGCCGCGGCGTTTCCCGACGCCCACGTCATGTACGCTGCGAAGGCCCACACCGGTCAGGCCGTTCTGTCGAAACTGCTTGAGACGGGCGCTGACATCGAGTGTGCGGCCTGGGGGGAACTCCAGCGAGCTATCGACGCCGGCGCGGACCCGAACACGCTCCAGTACACCGCCGTCAATCCGCCAGACCGCGACCTCGACCGTGCCGTCGAACTGGCGGCAGAGCACCCCGGGCTGACGATTACGGGGGGCGCGCGGGACACCTTCGACCGCCTCGAAGAGCGCGGCTACGACGGCCGGGTCGCCATCCGCATCAATCCCGGTATCGGAACGGGCCACCACGAGAAGGTCGCCACCGGCAAGGACGCCAAGTTCGGAATTCCCTACGACGAGGTGCCCGAGGTCGCGGCCGACGTGCGCGAGCGGTTCGACCTCGTCGGCCTGCATGCCCACGCCGGCAGCGGCGTCCTCCACGACGACTTAGACGACCACTGTCGTGCCATTGGGAAGGTCGCTGACATGGGCCGAGAAGTCATCGCTGACGGCGCGGACCTAGACTTTGTCGATTTCGGCGGTGGCTTCGGCGTCCCCTACCGGGAAGATGTCGAGCCACTGAACATGGAGGTCGTGGGCGAGAAGGTTCGCGAGGCGGTCGGGGATCTCGACGCACAGGTCAAACTCGAACCCGGCCGGTACGTCGTCGCCGACGCCGAGTGCATCCTCACGGAGGTCAACACGGTCAAAGAGACGCCGGCAGCGACTGTTGTCGGCGTCGACGCCTCGCTGGCGACGCTTATCCGACCGGCGATGTTCGGCTCATACCACCCGATTCGGAACGTCACCGCGCCGAGACGGGAGGCCGAACCGGTGTCGGTCGGCGGCCCCTGCTGTACGAGCGCCGACGTGTTCTGCACTGACCGACCGCTCGCTCGACCCGAGCAAACTGACCTGCTCGCTATCGGCAACGCCGGCGCGTACGGTTACGAACTGGCGAACCAGTTCCACTCCCAGCCACGGCCGGCAGAGGTTGCCTTCGAGGGCGGCGAAACGCGAGTCGTGCGGGAGCGCGAAACGCTGGCGGACGTGACCCGCATGGAACAGTAA
- a CDS encoding aldehyde dehydrogenase gives MSSDSKQQSATERKSAIKKRHEQAANEVLPDRRELYIGGEWVRSSGGETFETVDPTTGETLAEVQAGTAEDIDSAVAAAWEAYDETYSEMSTGERQAMLDGIADAIAERSEEFAKLESLDNGKPITEARIDIDLVIDHFRYFAGLARSGEGRTIETDDSRHVQTLREPYGVVGQIIPWNFPLLMAAWKLAPALSAGNTVVLKPAEETPLSILKLMEITEDVIPDGVVNVVTGFGPDAGEPLSKHPDIRKLAFTGSTEIGSKVMQSAAESITDVTLELGGKSPLIVFPDADLEQAVQTTITAIFFNTGECCCAGSRLFVHEDIKDEFLDELAAAAEDLTVDDPLLESTDLGPKVTAEQVERTLGYIEEAEQEGAAFVTGGSQPDDEALSDGCFVAPTLIDEIDHDSKPVQEEIFGPVQEVFSWSEYDEMMHLANDVDYGLAAGVLTEDLSKAHQCAKDIEAGNIWVNTYNDFPAGQPFGGYKQSGIGREIGEETIDHYTQTKTVNISLD, from the coding sequence ATGTCTAGTGACAGCAAGCAGCAAAGCGCCACGGAGCGGAAGTCAGCGATAAAGAAGCGTCACGAACAGGCGGCAAACGAGGTGCTGCCGGATCGGCGTGAACTGTACATCGGTGGGGAATGGGTCCGGAGTAGCGGCGGGGAAACATTCGAAACAGTAGATCCGACAACCGGTGAAACACTTGCGGAAGTGCAGGCCGGCACCGCCGAGGACATCGACAGCGCGGTTGCGGCCGCGTGGGAGGCCTACGACGAGACGTATAGCGAGATGTCTACAGGCGAACGCCAGGCGATGCTGGACGGTATCGCAGATGCCATTGCAGAGCGAAGCGAGGAGTTCGCAAAGCTCGAGAGTTTAGATAACGGGAAGCCGATTACCGAAGCTCGGATCGATATTGACCTTGTTATCGACCACTTCCGGTATTTCGCAGGTCTCGCTCGGTCGGGCGAGGGACGGACCATCGAAACTGACGACAGCCGGCACGTCCAGACACTTCGGGAGCCGTACGGGGTTGTTGGACAGATAATCCCGTGGAACTTCCCGCTCCTGATGGCAGCCTGGAAGCTCGCTCCGGCGCTGTCGGCTGGAAACACCGTCGTACTGAAGCCTGCCGAGGAGACGCCGCTGAGTATTCTCAAGCTGATGGAAATCACAGAAGACGTGATTCCTGACGGGGTCGTTAACGTCGTCACTGGATTCGGCCCCGATGCGGGTGAACCTCTCTCAAAGCACCCTGATATCCGGAAACTAGCGTTCACTGGCTCGACAGAAATCGGGAGTAAGGTGATGCAAAGTGCCGCCGAAAGTATCACCGACGTGACGCTGGAGCTGGGCGGAAAGAGTCCGCTCATTGTATTCCCCGATGCAGACCTGGAACAGGCCGTCCAGACAACGATTACGGCGATATTCTTTAATACCGGTGAGTGCTGCTGTGCCGGGTCACGGTTGTTCGTGCACGAAGATATCAAAGACGAGTTCCTGGATGAGCTTGCGGCTGCGGCTGAGGACCTGACTGTTGACGACCCACTGCTGGAGTCGACAGACCTCGGCCCGAAAGTGACCGCGGAGCAGGTCGAGCGGACGCTGGGCTACATTGAGGAGGCAGAACAGGAAGGGGCAGCCTTCGTCACCGGGGGAAGTCAGCCGGACGACGAAGCCCTTTCGGATGGCTGCTTCGTCGCGCCGACACTCATTGACGAGATTGACCACGACAGCAAGCCGGTCCAGGAGGAGATCTTCGGCCCGGTCCAAGAAGTGTTCAGCTGGAGCGAGTACGATGAGATGATGCACCTGGCGAACGATGTCGACTACGGTCTCGCAGCAGGGGTCCTCACAGAAGACCTCTCAAAGGCGCACCAGTGTGCAAAAGACATCGAAGCCGGGAATATCTGGGTCAACACCTACAACGACTTCCCGGCGGGACAGCCGTTTGGCGGCTACAAACAGTCGGGAATCGGTCGAGAGATCGGTGAGGAAACGATCGACCATTACACGCAGACGAAGACGGTGAACATCTCACTCGATTGA
- a CDS encoding M20 family metallopeptidase, producing the protein MAFDIPSFHRRAVETRSDEHVDDIRSLLVDTLEDAGEYPEIDDLGNVVASRGDDDGTHILLNTHIDTVPPNLPYERRTEPPGPDETVDGTGGDGDGDIVCGRGACDAKGPLAALLDAFLTVAPDDGRVTLAISTDEETTQTGGAHLADTIDADGYIVGEPTGLDVCTAARGQFEGTVTIHGESAHAADPGSGHNAIRAATPILQAMESYDEKKGPGEHETLGYPILTPSMVEGGEATNQVPAECAITFDRRSVPPETSESFCADLQAHLEQWLPKSMGLTVDLIRPDTPFPEAFATDTDAELVRTLQEASGGAVRQFGAATEASYFATNGPTVVFGPGDLSDETGAIAHSKREYVRLSEVRTAARAVRETVERLV; encoded by the coding sequence ATGGCCTTCGACATTCCTTCGTTCCACCGGCGGGCGGTCGAAACACGGTCAGACGAGCACGTCGACGACATCCGCTCGCTGCTAGTCGACACGCTGGAAGACGCCGGCGAATACCCGGAGATAGACGACCTCGGCAACGTCGTCGCGTCCCGCGGCGACGACGACGGAACGCATATCCTGCTCAACACGCACATCGACACCGTCCCACCGAACCTGCCCTACGAACGGCGGACAGAGCCACCGGGGCCGGACGAGACTGTCGACGGCACCGGCGGTGATGGGGACGGCGACATCGTCTGTGGCCGCGGGGCCTGCGACGCGAAAGGGCCGCTCGCGGCGCTCCTCGATGCGTTCCTCACGGTTGCGCCTGACGACGGCCGCGTCACACTGGCGATTTCGACCGACGAGGAGACGACACAGACCGGCGGCGCACACCTCGCGGACACCATCGACGCCGATGGCTACATCGTCGGCGAGCCGACTGGCCTCGACGTGTGTACGGCCGCCCGCGGCCAGTTCGAGGGAACGGTCACCATCCACGGCGAGAGCGCCCACGCCGCCGACCCCGGCAGCGGCCACAACGCGATTCGGGCCGCTACGCCGATTCTGCAGGCGATGGAAAGCTACGACGAGAAGAAAGGGCCGGGCGAACACGAAACGCTTGGCTACCCCATTCTCACCCCGTCGATGGTGGAGGGCGGTGAGGCGACCAATCAGGTCCCGGCGGAGTGCGCCATTACGTTCGACCGACGGAGCGTCCCGCCAGAGACGAGCGAATCCTTCTGTGCGGACCTGCAGGCCCACCTCGAACAGTGGCTCCCGAAATCAATGGGCCTCACCGTGGACCTCATCCGCCCGGATACGCCGTTTCCCGAAGCGTTTGCGACCGACACCGACGCGGAACTGGTTCGTACACTCCAAGAAGCGAGCGGCGGCGCAGTCCGGCAGTTCGGGGCCGCGACGGAAGCCTCGTATTTCGCAACCAACGGGCCGACGGTGGTGTTCGGCCCCGGTGACCTGAGCGACGAAACGGGTGCTATCGCTCACTCGAAACGCGAGTACGTCAGGCTCTCCGAAGTTCGAACCGCCGCGCGAGCCGTGCGGGAGACGGTCGAACGACTGGTCTGA
- a CDS encoding phosphoribosyltransferase has protein sequence MFTDRSDAAQQLVAALRQRDVVGDIIVTLAPNGVPVGNVVADATGLPMDVIVIQRIRAPNHPELTIGAVAPGGFSWINSPMMRFLDVNWEYVQEAKTHASDTVESRAVDYGETWGPLDVAGKRVLLVDDGIPTGAAMRVAIQRLRKAGANEIIAAAPVAPPDVLEEVQRWADDVVVPLKPAAFQATADYYEEFDSVTDEDATTALSDLVQRRSA, from the coding sequence ATGTTCACAGACCGCTCGGATGCGGCGCAACAGCTCGTAGCCGCGCTGCGCCAGCGGGATGTCGTCGGCGATATCATCGTCACGCTCGCACCGAACGGCGTCCCTGTCGGCAACGTGGTCGCTGACGCGACCGGACTCCCGATGGATGTCATCGTCATACAGCGTATACGCGCGCCAAACCACCCTGAGTTGACCATCGGAGCTGTCGCTCCGGGTGGCTTTTCGTGGATCAACAGCCCGATGATGCGGTTTCTGGACGTGAACTGGGAGTACGTGCAGGAGGCGAAGACGCACGCGAGTGACACCGTCGAGTCGCGAGCGGTCGACTACGGCGAGACGTGGGGGCCGCTTGACGTGGCCGGCAAACGGGTTCTGCTGGTCGATGATGGGATTCCGACGGGTGCGGCGATGCGTGTCGCAATCCAGCGTCTCCGAAAGGCAGGTGCGAACGAGATTATCGCCGCTGCCCCTGTCGCGCCGCCGGACGTGCTTGAGGAGGTACAGCGGTGGGCCGACGACGTCGTCGTCCCGCTAAAACCGGCGGCGTTTCAGGCCACCGCGGACTACTACGAGGAGTTCGACAGCGTGACAGACGAAGACGCGACGACGGCGCTCTCTGACCTCGTCCAGCGGCGGTCGGCGTAG
- the dapB gene encoding 4-hydroxy-tetrahydrodipicolinate reductase has product MMRVAVNGVTGQMGGAVIEAATDSEVVVGFATSETDAVDGVPVVHPAEAAEALQEYDVDVVVDFAVPEGALTVAEACVEAGVPMVVGTTGFDEDGLARLKDATEAIPLLKATNFSQGIQVLQRLVSEAVGTLEDYDLELMETHHNRKVDAPSGTASSILDVIQEERDVEPVYGREGHAPREADEIGVFARRAGDVRGEHELVLAGNDEVLSLTHRAEDRGVFAAGALDAAAWLVGRDAGWYEFGDVVDA; this is encoded by the coding sequence ATGATGCGAGTGGCGGTCAACGGTGTCACCGGTCAGATGGGCGGGGCCGTCATCGAGGCCGCCACCGACAGCGAGGTCGTGGTCGGCTTCGCGACCAGCGAGACGGACGCGGTGGACGGCGTCCCTGTCGTCCACCCGGCTGAGGCTGCTGAGGCGCTACAAGAGTACGACGTGGACGTCGTGGTCGACTTCGCCGTCCCCGAGGGCGCGCTGACCGTCGCCGAAGCCTGCGTCGAAGCTGGTGTCCCGATGGTCGTCGGAACCACCGGCTTCGACGAGGACGGGCTGGCTCGCCTGAAAGACGCCACCGAGGCGATTCCGCTGCTAAAGGCCACGAATTTCTCGCAGGGGATTCAGGTCCTCCAGCGTCTCGTCAGCGAGGCCGTCGGGACGCTCGAAGACTACGACCTCGAACTCATGGAGACCCACCACAACCGCAAAGTCGACGCGCCGTCAGGAACTGCCAGCAGTATCCTCGACGTGATTCAGGAAGAGCGCGACGTGGAGCCAGTGTACGGCCGAGAGGGGCACGCCCCACGCGAGGCCGACGAGATCGGCGTGTTCGCTCGCCGGGCTGGCGACGTTCGCGGGGAGCACGAACTCGTGCTGGCCGGCAACGACGAAGTCCTCTCACTCACCCATCGCGCCGAGGACCGCGGCGTGTTTGCCGCCGGCGCACTCGATGCAGCAGCGTGGCTCGTCGGCCGCGACGCTGGCTGGTACGAGTTTGGCGATGTTGTAGACGCCTGA